gaccagggagtccaattctatgagccccaaaagaaggtgcccttatccttcattatttcctatggaaggaaggaattgaaaaggtgtgccgtccctttaaatgtgatggccagaactcccttcagagttcaattatgcttgtcacagccttgatcttggctccacccctaaagtcttctggctccacccccaaagtccccagatatttcttgaattggacttggcaaccctatgctattCTCCCAAATAGGGAGAGGTGATCTGGCCTATCTGAAACAGGCTTCTTCTAGCTAAATCCTACCAAACCCCGCCCCAACTCTTACATTTTATAATTTATGACTGATAAGAATAATATGTGTATCTCTTGAAAACATTATAGGAAGCTATGCTTTAGACCTAGGGAGGGAGGATTGTGTTAACATTtcctttggaattttttttttaatttgatttttagcccacccttccggTAGGACAGGTTCTACCTtgcttggtggtggtggttgggtGTTTTTTCCACTCACCAATGGTAGAATAGAAATACTTACAGAATTTGTGTCATCCTTCATGCTGTATTTAATAATAGGATTTTTGTACATGCTAAATTAAGAATGTACAATAGGTGAATGTTTAAGTTTCGATACCAAGATGCAAACCCCATCTTAGCAGTGGAAGCTATGAGTAATGTTGGTCAAGGCAGTCTTTCCCTGACTTGGTTTCCTATCTACAAAAGGCAGGGCAGACTTTTGAAAATCATTGCAAATAAAGAAAGTAAAGTTTCTTGGTCATGATCCAGTTGCCTGCTGCATCTTCCTTCAGATTTACTACTCCATAAGCAGAAGTAATCCTGCCACTGAGTTACTTCTTTTGTAGAAGTGGTAAGTAGTTATTACCAGAAGGCTGCATATGTCTAATGGAAAAGGTTtttgtttctgttacaaaaaaagagccctactTGGTCTGACAGAAGGTCAATTGCGTCCAGCATCCCATTTCTGACAGCTGCCAACTAGATGGCCCTAGAAAACCTGCAAAAACTTCCCTTTGTTGCTGATCTTAGTAACTTTTGTTCAGAGAAATACTGCCATCAAACATGGCAATttccatttagccatcatggctaatTGCCATTGATGAGTGTCATCTTTGTATTGTCTAATGCTCTTTTAAAGTAATCTAAACTAGTGATCATCACCACAACTTGTGGCATTGAATTCCTAAGTTAATCATCCATTTTGTGAAGTATTTTATTTTGTCAGTACTGAATCTACTGCCCTACCCATTGAATTCCCCTGAGTTCTAATAAAAGAACTGTAATGTATCACTGTAGTTATCTTTTTTCTTAATTGAAAAATTCCATACCATTTAGATCTTCCTTTTAGGGAAAGCATTTCAGTCtgtttatcattattattatcctTTTCTAAACCTTCCTATATCTACAGTATCCCTCTTAACAAGGGATGACCAGAGCTGCACATAGTATTCTAACTGTGACTTCATGATTGATCCACACAAGAACATTAAGATACTGGCCATTTGATTTTTCAGTTTCTTTCCTGATAATCCCTAATACAGAAGGTGTCTTTCCCCCATCTGTAAGTACATTGATTTTACATGGAAATTGTTGTAAAATAGATGTATTAAGCATATAGAAGTGCAAGTCCTATTGAAAAAGAATGAGCAAAGTGGCTGCAAAGGAATATCTTTGCTTTTCAACCACTGAGACTCTTTAACAAGCATGTGGATAAGTATGATCTGGTCAACATATTGGATCcggttttattatatattatagaAACTTTTGAGTAGCAATAGTGTGCAGTGTTTATTAGGACCAACTGAAAGTTGTAAAATAGGTAAGTTGGCTTTCAAGCTTTAGAGAATTCTTTCACAAATTAACAAATTAgatgctgtttaaaaaaaaaaatcaagaagagaTTGCTCCCCAATATAGAAAGGTGCTCGACATCAATCTACACCATCTCCTTTAAGGGCTAAAAAGTGTTATAATAAAAACTAAAAGGGAGCTCATCAAATTCACACACAGACCCATGTCAAGATAACACTTCCCATGCCTACATCATTTTGCTGACATttattatattttcttttttaccaCAGTGAAGAACTTCAAATAAATGAGTAAATCACTAACCTGAAAGAGTATGTGATTTAGGGAAAATGAGTACTTCAGTAGAAGTTGTGCagttccccctccaccccaattAATTGCAGTGCTCACGTATTCTAAAATCCATCCTTAACCTCTCTTTTTCCACTTGTAAAATGCAGATGATGCTTAAATGCCTCACAGGAATGGCATGAAAATAATCAGTTAATATTTTCAGGGATTCCGTGGAAAGTTTTATAAATGTTAAGTATTATTAACTATGCAGAGTGGTTAGAGAACCTAAGTCTATATTATTCTTTCAAACAGTAGCAAGCACTTAATTGAAGAGTATAGAAATTCAGATTGTAATATGAAATTAATCTTTTCTAAGGTTATTTAAGCTAATGGCATAGTAATGACAAACTAATTTTACAGTGATTAAGAGATAATATACTCAAAGCTTCCAGTGAGGCTTTTGTTGAGGTAACTTGTACCTATCTTTGATGAGTGTGAGAGTATAAAAATATATTCTCAAGTACAGGTCTCTAAAGAGATTCGCTATTGTGGTTTGGGTTGAAAGCCCATAGATCTGAAGCAGCCTGCAGAAAGCCAATGTGgtcctataaaaaaaaaaatccattgtaTCTGCTTTGTCTGTAGTTTTCGTACTTGCTTTCTGCTTGGCAACTGAATTCTGTGCTTCCTGAATTCCAGTGCTTCCTGTGTGCGTGCTGGACATAGGTGATGCTTGCCATTTTTTAAACAGTGCGTACAGTGAAGATTAGTGCTTCCTTTGAAAACTATAGTTGTTAAAAAATACCTGGAATTAAGTATGAAGAGAAAGTacttggaagaagaggaagaggagtagcagttggatttacaccctgctcttcacttggagtctcagagcagtttacaatctccttcccttcctctccccacaacagacaccctgtgaggtaggtggggctgaaagagctgttcgagaactgtgaggtaggtggggctgagagacaccctgtgaggtaggtggggctgaaagagctgttcgggaactgctcttgagggaaaaGCTCTGctagaactgtgactggcctaatgTCACCCATctggctgcctgtggaggagtagggaatctaaccctgttcttcagattagaggctGTCACTTTGAACCACTATACCGAAGCAGTCAAGCTCGCTATTACCTTCGAACCTCAATATgtggccatttttttaaaaaaaaatgatgagtTGATTTAATTCAGTTTCATAACCTATTTTCTACACACTGTACGAGTGGTTCCCTTTTTGAAATTCAGTTGGTGTTAGTGTTCCTTACTAACATTACTAACAGTTGGTGTTAGTGTTCCTtactaagccgccctgagccacttgtgggaagggcgggatataaatcccaaataaataaataaataaataacatgacATGACATGGGACAATGCCTCAGCTTGCATATATGCCCACCATAAGATTAGCCAAGAATCTTTCTGTACAACATCAGTAGTAATAATAATCATTAACATAATGTTTTCCAAGTGTTCAAAGTGCTTCACATATATGATAATCTTGCAGTAATCCTTGTTACCTTGTTATTGGATATACAGTAGCTCAGTGGTTTTCACAACAGCCCTCAATGGAAGCCAATGTAGCGTCACTATTTCCAATGCAAATAGGGGCTTGAGGCTGAGGTTTGCATACAGCCACCTAGTGAATTTGAGCAGAGAATTTTCCAGCTGTTAACCATAATAGTATGCCTGCTGTCAAACATGGCAAAGTCCAGCAGATGTTTTATTACTGGACACAGATCactctgtttttcaggcttttcaGAGGCCAGCAAAAAGTAAAACCAGAAGGCAATGAATTACTACCTTTCAGGATCTTGAAAGATCCTCAGTTATTTTTGTTATCTGTTCTTAGCAGACCATCTTCCCAAACTCTTTGATCCTGGTGGGCAGTATCACAAGGTTAGAAAATGGAAAGGTGCTGAGCctgcccaggttcaaatctgtcATCTAAACCAACTACACCCCAAGGCCTGGTGTCCAGCTCCAAAAAGAGGCTTCTGTAAGAGGATATGTTCCAGAAGGAATGAGGACATTGATTGGCACTTGGGAATAGAGGTGTAAAACTGTGCTACTATCTGAACATGGAATGCAGTTTACTCTGTTGACCAACTGATTACTGGCTGCATATTACACCCCCACCTATTGAGATAAATGGCCTTAGAAATTAAGACAGGTAGATAATACAAATTTTAGATCCATTGTAATGTTATTTACGGAGAGAGATTCACTAATAAGATGCTACATGCACTGTGAATGCAATTAAGAGATTTCAGTAGTCAAACTATTATAATAGGGGTTTTAGCCCATTATTTTCTTTCAGGTTAAGCTTTGGCTCCTGAAGATATTCAAGGCCAGCCTACATCAGAGTGTGTGACCCTCCATTATGAAAATGTCGTTTGTTTTCAGCTAATTATGCTAAAAAAAAGTGGGAGTATGATGGCAGTGACATTGGATtggcataaattagtttaatACAGCAGAATAGCTAGCGGAAAAATGACACCCTAGAGATTACTTGAACTCATACATTTCTGCTGCCAAAGTTTACAGGCCTGTAAAtttaaatgtagaatttttgTAGGCAGAATGCATTGACAAATATGCCTAATGGTAATACATCTAGTTCTGAGCCTCAGAACAGGTCAATAATAATGCTTATATTGATAGCAGCAGTGTCGGAGATGTTATTTGGTATTAAAGCTAAAATCCATGTTATCCCGTTAATCATAATTACATTAATATTGACAGGCCCTTGACAATACCCACTTTACTATTGATAGATTTCTGTCAATAATACAtttctaaataaaatatattCATTCATAATTTGTACAATATTCAGTAAGCAATGCTAAAATATATGAAGGAGAAATACCTATTTTATTGGTGATATACAGTAATTTGTTTTCTTATGGAACATGTTATACAGGAGGCACTCTTGATTTTAGTCAAATAAAAAATGGACAGTGTGTTGGCTTATTTAAAAGAACTATTAGATATATTGAAAAACCGATTTATAGTTTGTTTTCTGGGAAGAAAAGCAGTGTGATGTTACAATTAAATTCTGGTTGGAAACTTTTCATATAAACTCCAGATTTAggcctttaaaaatgtttttaaaatagtaCAGTAATGTTTGTCCTGActgtattttttccccctgtaaaTTCTTTATTTGATTATTTCCTATGCTGAATGTTTCAGTGATTCTAGGTAAGGTGCTAGAGAAGTTTTCATGGAATTTTCCTTATTCCAGAATGCTGTATCTTTTTAGAAGATAATGAAAACTGGTGTGCCTTGCAGATCAATTAGGCAATTCCTAATTCAAAAGTAAGTCACTCTTCTCTCTCAACCCCAGGCTATAATATCACATTTCTCACTTTCCACTATATCATTTAAGCAACTGTAGACTAATCATTTTCAAGTGGTGTATCCTGGGAGCTTCTTCCAGTTTCCACATGGACTTATCTGCCAAGGAGCCTCTGCTTGTTGTAGATTTAGGatagtcctagggttgccaagtccaattaaagaaaaatctggggactttgggggcggagccaggagactttgggggtggagccaggagacactgggggtggagccaggaacaagggtgtgacaagcataattgaactccaagggagttctggccatcacatttaaagggacagctcacctttttaaatgcctttcttccataggaaataattaaggataggggcaccatcttttggggctcatagaattggaccctctggtccaatcgttttgaaacttggggggtattttggggagaggcactagatgctatactaaaaatctggtgcatctacctcaaaaaatagcccccccagagcccccaatactcacggatcaattccctattattccctatgggaatcattctccatagggaataatagagtgcccagtagacatttccctccccccccccacgctttctaaagggggggagggcctccatacgagggaatccccctccctgccccctccctctctcacacacacacacacacaaatacttacttggtcttcttccggagaactgtgcctgctgtgaaaacgaaagcaaagaagggaggggccgttctccgaagcccttcctgtttcctccttcctgcccagccttaaagggacagggattttacaaactgctcaggagctctataggtatgttctccccccctccacccccccacccccccggttctcaatttttgaagaccgggagattaagctgggaacccagaagtctcccgctaaagcggggggattgggacccctagaTAGTCCTTGCACAGAGTGCTGATTAGGCCTCATTGCTGTTAACTAATGAACTGATGGAAACACCCCTACCCCCATGCATTCAGTACATTGTAACAAAACATTGGAGATCATGGGCAAGCTGTCAAGTAGTATATATGCCATTACTAAGAAACTTCCACgttttataatattttatttaggATGTTTTTATGCTGCTTGTCCAGAGTTCTACTTAAGGTTCTACTCAAGTTCTGTTGTACATGGCTCAGAATCCCCATTATACAAGGAACCAAGGTATTGGAATTCAACTTTCAGGTTTCTCTGGGTCTACAGCAGCTCATCTATTCTCACCTGAATAATATTTTTGGTACACAGAGCCATGAAGATGTGCAGTTGCCTGTGTATGCATAGTAATACACAGAATTATTGCCTGTGCCTTCTTAAGGAGATGTCTTGGGGGTTTTGAGGATGGTTTTCTGTGTATTGTTTTCTGCCCACATTTTCCCTTTGCTATATTTTTTCATCTTTATATAAACCCAGTTTCAATCCTTGGGATTTATTTTGAGTGGTTTCTCCGAACATTGGCTGTATATCGAAAAATTAATCATACCAACAGAACTATATTCATATTTATAGCAGAAAGTAATAATACCGCCATAGGACGTATTAAGGGCTGCTGCTGTAATGTGAGACATGAGCTATGGGTGTAGTTGTTCACAGTCACTTTCAGAGCTGTTGACAGTTTTAACCATACTTAGCAACCTGTTTTCATTTCTGTTCTCTGAAGGGGGCTCTCTAAACCTGGCAAGTTTCATGTTTCTTCTGGGAAGTTCTAGAAAAGCTTTCTGCTTCTCTTGTGCTAATGAATTACAGTTCTTATCTTTAAGGGATCATTGTCTGCATTATGATTTGCAAGGATGCCATCACAGATACGTGTTGGTCAAACAACTATGGAATCACTGAGCCCTCTGCAACAGTTTTAATTTATTCCTTGTCTGAAAATGACAACTGAAATATGTGCCCTATGAAAGATTTGGATACTGAGtaactttttgtgtgtgtaagaTATTTTTGATGCCTTGTACACATTCTGTTAATTTCATGCCCAACTGTAGTAGGAACTTAACATAGATAAAGGAATCTTAGTAAGGAGGATTTGGGTTCTTTGATAACTGGAGCAGGGGGGGGGATATAACACATTAGATAGTGTTACAGATGAATCTTCATGCCAGACTGTGTTGTGCAGCTGGTAGAAAAACCTTCCACCattgaaaacaaattaggaaATACATTCATATATCACTGATGTGTAGATTTATTTACAAATGCTGGCTATGTGTGTTTgtgtagaaagaaagagagatagaaagccatctcatttttttggTATTTCTTTGGAGAACTGTGTACTTGACTCAAATTGCCTATTTCCAACTAAGTAGTTGAGTGAGAAGTTTCAGGGACTGCTCTATGAAACAGATATTTATCGGGATCCATTTCAACCTGTCTTCAGGTTGGGGTTTGGTTGTAAGACTGCCCTGACTTTCACTGGCAGACAGACAGTCCTTCTAAGCTAACTGAGAAAATTGGGGGCAATGTTGTATTAAACTGTTGTTGGGTTTGGAGATGGGCCTGAATTTTTAGATGTTCTGGATTTATCAGCCACAAACTGGCTGATTGGGCTGATGCTACCTTTtgttatatttattcatttataccttgccttcctccccagtggggaaGCAAATCAACTTATATCATTTTTCCCTCCtgcattttagcctcacaacaacactgtgagatgGGTTGGGCcaagtgtatgactggcccataGACATCAAGCAGGCTTCCATAGAGATTCAAACCAGAGTCTCCCAGGTCCTAATATGACATCCTAATCACCACACCATAGTAGTTTGCTAGTGACttttatattattttttattttacctTGCCAGTGACTTTTATCACTGTCTTCACATCTAAATTGATGGAAGAGTAATAGGTTTGGAAATGCCAGAGTATCACCATACTCTCAGATGCTTAAATTAGTCTTCCAAGAACTGTATGCAGGAAGTCGGTTCTAGCTAGTCTAATGACTATTGGGCATGTATGGCACATACCAAACTTACTAAAAGTTTGGAaaactttaaaattatttttaataacTGGTGCTTTGCAGCATTCAAACCATGGTGTAAGCCTCTACTCCAGTGGTTTTCAGACACATTAAAGGATCAGGACAAGGTTGTCTGAAAGAGAGCTGGGCCACCTTTATAAATTGTGAATTGCGAATGCACAGTTCGGATTATCAATGGATCTATTCTGTAGCTTTGGTGAGTGGTAGAACCGAGCAGGGCTGGCTTAGTGAACAAAAAAATGCTCCGACATGCCACAGAGCCATCTATTCAGTGAGCAGAACTCTGTGGCAGGTAATGTGATTGAAAGGGATTCACTCAAGATAGATAAATTGAAGAACGACAGACAACCTCCTCatggcttcctcccctccccccaactgccAGCACCATTTGGCTATCACTTTCAAGGCAAAACAAAACTTCTGGATCTTTGTTTCAGTCAAATGAAGCTAGAATCCTTTACAGATAGAGAAAAACTGAACATTTCTCCTTACTAAACTGCCTAATAGCACTGTTGTTTGTACATTTATAGCACTTTAAAAATGCTTACATTTCTCTCATCCACATTCTTCCTTTTACACCATTTGATACAGTAAGTGCTCATCTGGCAAGGCTTTCTTCATTATCTCCTCCATATTTCTACTTAATATGTCCACCTGACACATTTAACGTCTATTAACCATCTTAACTGTGATATGATtcctcttggggtttttttttaaatcctcttaATTTTTGTATTTTATCACCTCTTCAGCAATAGGTAATTGCTGAAACTTTGCTCCTGAACAACTACGGATCTGAAATAGGCTTCTAAAGAATGTTGTCACTTTTTTCTGGCAAGTGACTAAATACCAGAGAGGACAGATAGTTCTGGAAAATATGTTCTGAAATAAAACTAGGATGGGTGTGTGTGTTCAGCTTATTATACTGCACTTGCTGAACACTTAATTGTCAGGCTTAATTGGTATCATTACCCATTATGAATTTCAATTAAAAAAACTAATATCAACAATAGAGGAAGCAAATTAAGAGTCAGTTTTGTTCTTTATGTGTGTGCCATATATGGAGACAGAGTGTCAGGGTGTTCAAGGCCTGAACCCCATGGGTCCTCAGAGCAGTagtcagaggcgtcactagggcagggccaagggggccattggccccccccagagcattctcattggccccctagggctctttgaaggcagcaggcggcaagcaatcacagtctttattggcgggagacgcggggaggctctttcaaggcagtggcgaagcgagagaaggccgggagggaagaggaaagcgcagctctccgcaggcaggcatcagagggcgagcaggcaaaccagggaagggaggacgttgcgagccaaccagcgagggaaaggaggctttagacgcgcggggcgcaggagggaagggaagggggcaggcaggcagagagcgagggagtccctcacgcaggaggaaaacaggcggcatcggccgcgctcgcagcagcaagaggaggagcgggtgaggggtagcgcaggagcattgccggcagtgcgcatgagcgccagtgctgaagactccgcaccgcaggcgctgctgctggcggcgggggaggagggggcaggcgacgaggacccgaagcgggcttctttctcgctggttctcgccaggtgcgctgagctcccccagccgccgctctcggctagcaactggtcttgcacaagcccgcgccgccgccagcgccttgggagggacggactgatggaagaagtagtttgcaggacgagcagcgcctctcctcaagtttcgggacggttaccgtccccaaatctttcggcttctccaggcgaaggcttcctttgttcgaacgcgagggatttagcacctctgggcagcgcacgaggactgctgctcttccctccgagtctggcacacttggccccagggtgcaaccgacttggccccagggtgcaacccacgcacttggccccagggtgcaacccaccccagtgacgccactggcAGTAGTACACAAGTAACAAGActgttttttttattataaaataatttaTAAAAGTTATAAGATTCAAGCAATTAAGAAAATGTATTAGATGGCCAATACATTAAACTAAAATAATGCAGGAAGAAAACAAGAAAGACTAGCTCAACTATCTAGTGCTTTTTAGAGTTTGCATTAGACGGAACAAACCTTAAGTTCCAAAATTGCAAGCCAAAACTCAGGAATTCTCTACATTGCTAGCAATTCAAGCAGGTCATATTTTAGGCCTTCAGTCCATCAGAATCTCAGCTAGTCTCCCCTTCTCTGGGCCTTGGCTGTATTATAGGTTTTGACCCAGCAACATCAAGTGACAATCACATCCAGTCAGAACACGCTCTCTTTAGAAGCCTCTCAAAGATTACCTCATCACCCCAGCTATCCTTTCCCCATCCTACAGGCGGCAGGTTCTTATGAGAAGCTAATCACGCCATCCTCATGTCTGGTCTTGAAAATGATAAAAACTTCACAGGCTGAAAAACTTAATTAGTGACACCTGCAGGTTGAACAAGGCCTGTTAATAGCTACACAAACCCTTGAGAGGAGGCCAGGGGTGCTTTTCCTCACTCAGAAAGATTAACTGACAGAGAGGGAGGCAGTTGCCaaagctgggagagaagggggaaagaCCAAAGTCCAGATCTCTGCTCAGAAATTTGGGGCAGTCTCTGTCCCTTTTAGTCCCAGTTCTCCTTAAATCATCTATTGCACTATTTTGTTGCTCAAACTAATACTAATTATTCTAAGGCATAAAAAGTGCAGTGGAGAATGCTAATAATAATGTTTCTTCGTTGCAGAAAGCAGTGTGTTGACAATGGCAGCCAGCGACAATAATGGCAAAAAAGTGACCCCTGCACTCCGAATAAGTCAGCTTGATGCCCTTGAACTAAACAGAGCCTTGGAGCAGCTAGTTTGGTCCCAGTTTACTCGATGTTTTCATGGATTTAAGCCTGGCCTGTTGGCTCGCTTTGAACCAGAGGTTAAGGGATTTctttggctttttttgtggaGATTCACCATCTATTCTAAGAACGCGACAGTGGGACAGGCTATTCTGAACATTCAGTACAAGAATGACTTATCCCAGAAGCAAAACTACCAGACGCTAAGCAAGCACCAGAAACTATGGTATCTTATTTGCATTGTTGGTGGTAGGTGGCTGGAAGAAAGGTGCTATGATTTGTTTAGCAATCGCCCATTGGAGTCTTTCCAGAAGACCAAGTATTTCATTAATTTAGCAGTTGGATTCCTCAAACTTTGTGAATTACTGAACTTCCTCATTTTTCTTCAGAAAGGAAAGTTTGCTACCCTCACTGAGCGTATTTTAGGAATCAGGTCTGTGTTCTGTCAGCCTCAGAGTATTCGTCAAATTGGATTTGAATACATGAACAGGGAACTCCTGTGGCATGGGTTTGCAGaatttcttatttttcttttgccCCTTATTAACATGCAAAAACTCAAACTCAGTCTTTCTTCTTGGTCTCTAGCTGTTGCAGGATGTTCAAATAAGGAAAATTCTTTGGCAGCAGGTAGTAAGGAATGCTGTCTCTGTGGAGAATGGCCAACTATGCCTCATACCATTGGCTGTTCACATGTTTTTTGTTACTACTGCCTTAAAAGTAACTACTTATTTGATATGTATTTTACCTGTCCTAAATGTGGCATGGAAGTGCATGACCTGCAGCCATTAAAATACAAGATAGAAATGAAAGAGGTGTACACTTAGTAGCCTTTTTGAAGACCCCCCCCAAATTCATAACTACACTTTGTGAAATCTACTGAATAGTGATATTTAAATAAAGCATTGCCTCTTAATTTCGCCTTTTATAGTTTAACATAAAATATTTTAGCACTGTTTGTAAAAATGAGCAGTTTTTGTAAAGAAATGGTGATTGATTTTGTCCTATTTTATTTATACTCCCAGAACTAAAGGTCTGATAGCAATAACCCCTTTAAGGCATCTGATGTTACATTCACATGTGCTGCCACAAGTGCAGATATGTCTGGTGTAGTTTAACCCCTGGATGTAAAACAAATGGATTGTTTCAGTGAAGTACACTTTGCCACAAATTGGGGAGCTGCTTCACACAATTTGCTTCCTGGTTTAGTGCTGCTCCTTACATGGTGGCATTACAAACATCCGGTAAATATCAGAAAATCAGATTTACAGATTCCTTGTATCCAGTTTGCAAATTCCCCGATGGTGACATGACCCTGCAGTATCAGTGCCAGTTTGACTTGAGATGTTTTGCAGCCACCTGCATGGAACATTTAAGACAACTTCACCTTGTACTAAAGAATCACACAGGCTGAATTGCAGTATATCAATAGGGAAAGGACCACAGAGAACCAGCACAAAGGTACCAAATTTGACCCACTCTCTTCTGTACAATAAGGTTGTATTTAAATCCTAGATTACTTGCTAAAGAAAACAGTATTCTCTACACAAAAGTCTATTGCAATGCAATCCTGTGTGGAGTTCTCCAATCTAAGCTGGTTGATTTCATTGGATTTACAGATATAACTGTACATAGGATTATACTGTTCTCCACACAGTACTGTGGCCCACATTTCAAATTATAGTGAACAATGTTGACTGGGTTTCATAGAGGTTACACTGAATATAGTCCAGTACTATATAGCATAAGAGTAAGTGTTGGAGCAATAATTGTATAGCTTGCAAAAGCTAGAGTGTTTTGCATAATCTTTGCCTCAAGAAATTTTGATATTTTTTAACAAATATTTTTCTTAGATTCGTGTTTTCAAGGAGGAGGATGACCTGTCACTATTGACCTCTTTATACTCTGACAGTATCACAGGTTCACAGCTCTGTCCTTATAGTGAACTGGCTTTGTGTTA
Above is a window of Heteronotia binoei isolate CCM8104 ecotype False Entrance Well chromosome 7, APGP_CSIRO_Hbin_v1, whole genome shotgun sequence DNA encoding:
- the PEX2 gene encoding peroxisome biogenesis factor 2; its protein translation is MAASDNNGKKVTPALRISQLDALELNRALEQLVWSQFTRCFHGFKPGLLARFEPEVKGFLWLFLWRFTIYSKNATVGQAILNIQYKNDLSQKQNYQTLSKHQKLWYLICIVGGRWLEERCYDLFSNRPLESFQKTKYFINLAVGFLKLCELLNFLIFLQKGKFATLTERILGIRSVFCQPQSIRQIGFEYMNRELLWHGFAEFLIFLLPLINMQKLKLSLSSWSLAVAGCSNKENSLAAGSKECCLCGEWPTMPHTIGCSHVFCYYCLKSNYLFDMYFTCPKCGMEVHDLQPLKYKIEMKEVYT